The following are encoded together in the Xanthomonas sacchari genome:
- a CDS encoding cob(I)yrinic acid a,c-diamide adenosyltransferase: MGNRLSKIYTRTGDDGSTGLGDGNRVGKDSARVAAYGTVDEANSAIGVVLACPLAEDVRQLLTAIQHQLFDLGGELCIPGHAAIHAADIDALERHLDRYNDTLPPLQDFILPAGGEAAARCHLARTIVRRAERETVALSRQDAVRPEAVRYLNRLSDLLFVLARVLARADGHGEVLWRHDRRQA, from the coding sequence ATGGGCAACCGCCTCTCCAAGATCTACACCCGCACCGGCGACGACGGCAGCACCGGCCTGGGCGACGGCAACCGGGTCGGCAAGGACTCGGCGCGGGTCGCCGCCTACGGCACCGTGGACGAGGCCAACTCGGCGATCGGCGTGGTCCTGGCCTGCCCACTGGCCGAGGACGTGCGGCAGCTGCTGACCGCGATCCAGCACCAGTTGTTCGACCTCGGCGGGGAGCTGTGCATCCCCGGCCACGCCGCGATCCATGCCGCCGACATCGACGCGCTGGAACGGCACCTGGACCGCTACAACGACACCCTGCCGCCACTGCAGGACTTCATCCTGCCCGCCGGCGGCGAAGCCGCGGCGCGCTGCCACCTGGCTCGCACCATCGTGCGCCGCGCCGAGCGCGAGACGGTGGCGCTGTCGCGGCAGGACGCGGTGCGCCCGGAAGCGGTGCGCTACCTCAACCGCCTGTCCGACCTGCTGTTCGTGCTGGCGCGGGTGCTGGCGCGGGCCGACGGCCACGGCGAGGTGCTGTGGCGCCACGACCGGCGCCAGGCCTGA
- the comJ gene encoding competence protein ComJ, whose amino-acid sequence MQDATQTQTVDLLISHSQVQLRARAFDEAACRWGPRNLEQGAILHRDYVVFDPLPEDAFGAQVHLVLAEAFAPDPRAQRRMQVPFRVHPDARVQVASAAEAFDVTLALQPGDYALYYEVCEGDDEVYYRLTLVPATQPVAARYLLDDPWGGTQDAPLQEGML is encoded by the coding sequence ATGCAAGACGCGACACAGACGCAGACCGTGGATCTGCTGATTTCCCACAGCCAGGTGCAGTTGCGCGCCCGCGCCTTCGACGAGGCCGCCTGCCGCTGGGGGCCGCGCAACCTGGAGCAGGGCGCGATCCTGCATCGCGACTACGTGGTGTTCGATCCGTTGCCCGAGGACGCGTTCGGCGCGCAGGTGCACCTGGTGCTGGCCGAGGCGTTCGCGCCCGATCCGCGTGCGCAGCGGCGCATGCAGGTGCCGTTCCGGGTGCATCCGGACGCGCGGGTGCAGGTGGCGTCCGCTGCCGAGGCCTTCGATGTGACACTGGCGCTGCAGCCTGGCGACTACGCGCTGTACTACGAAGTCTGCGAAGGCGACGACGAGGTGTATTACCGGCTCACCCTGGTGCCGGCGACGCAGCCGGTGGCGGCGCGTTATCTGCTGGACGATCCCTGGGGCGGAACGCAGGATGCGCCGCTGCAGGAAGGCATGCTGTAG
- the lptD gene encoding LPS-assembly protein LptD yields MRRTLRLLPLPFSIALCLPAVAAEKPPNWGLCPTPDVLPKFDDAQQPDPKLAQNRDQQPTNIEGDQLSGTTTIPNYTGNVALKRGDQFMGTDSLRVDTETGNYIAEGHVRYQDSSIRMIADRAEGNQDTDTHKITNIRYQLLARRGNGKADSVDLQGALGQMHRSTYTTCDPSQRVWELHAPEIDVDNDEGFGTARNAILKVYNVPILYAPWFKFPIDDRRSSGFLFPAIGMSSRNGFDYTQPYYLNLAPNYDATLYPRFMARRGLMLGSEFRYLYDGGKGELQAAYLPDDKLRDKDRGRFGYQGYHNINSQWQARASLAWVSDERYTEDFSNRLLGNAVSNIQSQIGVYGTGDTWTAGVMADRWQLTDYTLTEDALPYNRQPRAFFNWDQSFGNYFEAGLYSEAVRFVHDDIHAKDALYERTGVVTPRPGGSRLDLKPYISMPLAGAAWFLKPTLAWRYTAYQLDKDLAATLGGDTTPSRSLPIATVDAGVYFDRDTKIGNTNYLQTLEPRLFYLYTPYRDQNDLPIFDTREFTFSWGQLFRDSRYTGADRQNDANQLTMALSSRLLRQDDGKEKLSVSLGQILYFSDSRVSLPNSDTTIEQGKSAWVADANYMINDRWNLGATYQWDPKYRRKDLASFRARYLMPGDGIVNIAYRYRRDLLEQADVSFLYPINPTWSVVGRHYYSLMDKKPLESILGVQWDSCCLAVRALARRYVRNRTGALDTAFQVEFVLKGLSSLGQDTDRVLRRAILGYNRDDLYLVPPSNTTTDPDAYDPNQIP; encoded by the coding sequence GTGCGCCGAACCCTTCGCCTGCTCCCTCTTCCGTTCAGTATCGCCCTGTGCCTGCCGGCAGTGGCGGCTGAAAAGCCGCCGAACTGGGGCCTGTGCCCGACTCCGGACGTGCTGCCCAAGTTCGACGACGCGCAGCAGCCGGATCCCAAGCTCGCGCAGAACCGCGACCAGCAGCCGACCAATATCGAAGGCGACCAGCTGTCGGGCACCACCACCATCCCCAACTACACCGGCAACGTCGCGCTCAAGCGCGGCGACCAGTTCATGGGCACCGACAGCCTGCGGGTGGACACCGAGACCGGCAACTACATCGCCGAGGGCCACGTGCGTTACCAGGATTCGTCGATCCGCATGATCGCCGACCGCGCCGAGGGCAATCAGGACACCGATACCCACAAGATCACCAACATCCGCTACCAGCTGCTGGCGCGCCGCGGCAACGGCAAGGCCGACTCGGTCGACCTGCAGGGCGCGCTGGGGCAGATGCACCGCTCCACCTACACCACCTGCGACCCCTCGCAGCGGGTGTGGGAACTGCATGCGCCGGAAATCGACGTCGACAACGACGAGGGCTTCGGCACCGCGCGCAACGCGATCCTCAAGGTCTACAACGTCCCGATCCTGTACGCGCCCTGGTTCAAGTTCCCGATCGACGATCGCCGCAGCAGCGGCTTCCTGTTCCCGGCGATCGGCATGTCCAGCCGCAACGGCTTCGACTACACCCAGCCGTACTACCTGAATCTGGCACCGAACTACGACGCCACCCTGTATCCGCGCTTCATGGCCCGCCGCGGCCTGATGCTGGGCAGCGAATTCCGCTATCTCTATGATGGCGGCAAGGGTGAACTGCAGGCCGCCTACCTGCCCGACGACAAGCTGCGCGACAAGGATCGCGGCCGGTTCGGCTACCAGGGCTACCACAACATCAATTCGCAGTGGCAGGCGCGCGCCTCGCTGGCCTGGGTCAGCGACGAGCGCTACACGGAAGATTTCTCCAACCGCCTGCTCGGCAATGCGGTGTCCAACATTCAGAGCCAGATCGGCGTCTACGGCACGGGCGACACCTGGACCGCGGGCGTGATGGCCGACCGCTGGCAGCTGACCGACTACACCCTGACCGAGGACGCGCTGCCGTACAACCGCCAGCCGCGCGCCTTCTTCAACTGGGACCAGTCGTTCGGCAACTATTTCGAAGCCGGCCTGTACAGCGAGGCGGTGCGGTTCGTGCACGACGACATCCATGCCAAGGACGCGCTGTACGAGCGCACCGGCGTGGTCACGCCGCGCCCGGGCGGCAGCCGCTTGGACCTCAAGCCCTACATCTCGATGCCGCTGGCCGGCGCCGCCTGGTTCCTCAAGCCGACCCTGGCCTGGCGCTACACCGCCTATCAACTCGACAAGGATCTGGCGGCCACGCTGGGCGGCGATACCACGCCCTCGCGCAGCCTGCCGATCGCCACCGTCGATGCAGGCGTTTACTTCGACCGCGATACCAAGATCGGCAACACCAACTATCTGCAGACCCTGGAACCGCGGCTGTTCTACCTGTACACCCCGTACCGCGACCAGAACGACCTGCCGATCTTCGATACCCGCGAGTTCACCTTCAGCTGGGGCCAGTTGTTCCGCGATTCGCGCTACACCGGCGCCGACCGCCAGAACGACGCCAACCAGCTGACCATGGCGTTGAGCTCGCGCCTGCTGCGCCAGGACGACGGCAAGGAAAAGCTGTCGGTCAGCCTCGGCCAGATCCTGTATTTCAGCGATTCGCGGGTCAGCCTGCCCAACAGCGACACCACCATCGAGCAGGGCAAGTCGGCCTGGGTGGCCGATGCCAACTACATGATCAACGACCGCTGGAACCTGGGCGCCACCTACCAGTGGGATCCCAAGTACCGGCGCAAGGACCTGGCCAGCTTCCGCGCGCGCTATCTGATGCCGGGCGACGGCATCGTCAACATCGCCTACCGCTATCGCCGCGACCTGCTGGAGCAGGCCGATGTGTCGTTCCTGTACCCGATCAATCCGACCTGGAGCGTGGTGGGCCGGCATTACTACTCGCTGATGGACAAGAAGCCGCTGGAAAGCATCCTCGGCGTGCAGTGGGACAGCTGCTGCCTGGCGGTGCGGGCGCTGGCGCGGCGCTACGTGCGCAACCGCACCGGCGCGCTGGATACCGCGTTCCAGGTCGAGTTCGTGCTCAAGGGCCTGTCGTCCCTGGGCCAGGACACGGACCGCGTTCTGCGCCGTGCTATTCTCGGCTACAACCGCGACGACCTGTACTTGGTCCCGCCCAGCAACACCACGACCGATCCGGACGCTTACGATCCGAACCAGATTCCATGA
- a CDS encoding histone deacetylase family protein has translation MLIYTHPACLGHAPGPEHPERPQRLEAVTTALREAFPALEWREAPLAKLGDLARVHERDLIDRVLADLDGPQMLDVDTVLSPGSRAAALRAAGAGVAAVDAVMHGVSDTAFCAVRPPGHHATADTAMGFCLFNNVAVAAAHARDAHGLERIAIVDFDVHHGNGTQAIFEREPKVQYLSTHQSGLFPHTGGVHDRGVGNLHNALLPPGSGGFRFRNTWADQMLPLLDTFKPQLLLISAGFDAHMRDPLADLMLDTEDFAWITAELRAVAQRHARGRVVSLLEGGYDLQALREGSVAHVDALR, from the coding sequence ATGCTGATCTACACCCATCCTGCCTGCCTTGGCCACGCGCCCGGACCGGAACACCCGGAACGTCCGCAGCGCCTGGAGGCGGTGACCACCGCGCTGCGCGAGGCGTTTCCTGCGTTGGAATGGCGCGAGGCCCCGCTGGCCAAGCTCGGCGACCTGGCCCGGGTCCATGAGCGCGACCTGATCGACCGCGTCCTGGCCGATCTCGACGGCCCGCAGATGCTCGACGTGGACACGGTACTCTCGCCCGGCTCGCGCGCCGCCGCCCTGCGTGCCGCCGGCGCCGGCGTGGCCGCGGTGGACGCGGTCATGCACGGCGTCAGCGACACCGCGTTCTGTGCGGTGCGCCCGCCCGGCCACCACGCCACCGCCGACACCGCGATGGGCTTCTGCCTGTTCAACAACGTCGCCGTGGCCGCCGCGCATGCCCGCGACGCGCACGGCCTGGAGCGGATCGCCATCGTCGATTTCGACGTGCATCACGGCAACGGCACCCAGGCGATCTTCGAGCGCGAGCCGAAGGTGCAGTACCTCAGCACCCACCAGTCCGGGCTGTTCCCGCATACCGGCGGGGTCCACGACCGCGGCGTCGGCAACCTGCACAATGCGCTGCTGCCGCCAGGCAGCGGCGGCTTCCGCTTCCGCAACACCTGGGCCGACCAGATGCTGCCGCTGCTGGATACGTTCAAGCCGCAGTTGCTGCTGATCTCGGCCGGCTTCGACGCGCACATGCGCGATCCGCTGGCCGACCTGATGCTGGACACCGAGGACTTCGCCTGGATCACCGCCGAGCTGCGCGCGGTGGCACAGCGGCACGCGCGCGGCCGGGTGGTGTCCCTGCTGGAGGGCGGCTACGACCTGCAGGCCCTGCGCGAGGGCAGCGTCGCCCACGTCGACGCGCTGCGCTGA
- the ubiH gene encoding 2-octaprenyl-6-methoxyphenyl hydroxylase, protein MSKRHDVVIVGGGLVGASLAIALDRLGVDVGLVEAAPPGALPPVFDQRNLSFAAATVNALSALGVMQRLRAPTGPIRRIHVSRAGDFGRVRLEAADYGREAFGQVVVARDFGEALEASLAATTRLTRYRPAEFVALEAGTEEGERRLRIARDGSEQVLHTRLLVGADGSASAVREALGIAAARHDFQQTLFVARVRGSRQPDGTAYERFRDDGPTALLPRGDRHYGAIHAVAAEDADAVAALDEGAWLQRLQDALGWRVGRLLGSGERSAYPIVQVLAERLTDARAVLLGNAAQTLHPLGAQGFNLGLRDALTLAELIERDGTDPGAPALLQQYAQRREQDRQRTVAFSGGLARLTANPATLLRPLRSLGLLAAAQAAPLQSFLVGGAMGFRGDVPQLCRETRA, encoded by the coding sequence ATGAGCAAACGACATGACGTAGTGATCGTCGGCGGCGGCCTGGTCGGCGCCAGCCTGGCCATCGCCCTGGACCGGCTGGGTGTGGACGTGGGCCTGGTCGAGGCCGCGCCGCCGGGCGCGTTGCCGCCGGTGTTCGACCAGCGCAACCTCAGCTTCGCCGCCGCCACGGTCAACGCGCTGAGCGCGCTCGGGGTGATGCAGCGGCTGCGCGCGCCGACCGGCCCGATCCGCCGCATCCACGTCAGTCGCGCCGGCGATTTCGGCCGGGTGCGGCTGGAGGCGGCCGACTACGGGCGAGAGGCCTTCGGCCAGGTGGTGGTCGCGCGTGACTTCGGCGAGGCGCTGGAGGCCAGCCTGGCGGCGACCACGCGGCTGACCCGCTATCGCCCGGCGGAGTTCGTGGCGCTGGAGGCCGGCACCGAGGAGGGCGAGCGCCGCCTGCGCATCGCGCGCGATGGCAGCGAGCAGGTCCTGCACACGCGTCTGCTGGTCGGCGCCGACGGCAGCGCCAGCGCGGTGCGCGAGGCCTTGGGTATCGCCGCGGCGCGCCATGATTTCCAGCAGACCCTGTTCGTGGCGCGGGTGCGCGGCAGCCGCCAGCCCGACGGCACCGCCTACGAGCGCTTCCGCGACGACGGTCCGACCGCCTTGTTGCCGCGCGGCGACCGCCATTACGGCGCGATCCACGCGGTCGCCGCCGAGGACGCGGATGCGGTGGCGGCGCTGGACGAAGGCGCCTGGCTGCAGCGGCTGCAGGACGCGCTGGGCTGGCGCGTCGGCCGCCTGCTCGGCAGTGGCGAGCGCAGTGCCTACCCGATCGTGCAGGTGCTGGCCGAGCGGCTGACCGACGCGCGCGCGGTGCTGCTGGGCAATGCCGCGCAGACCTTGCACCCGCTGGGCGCGCAGGGCTTCAACCTGGGCTTGCGCGATGCGCTGACCCTGGCCGAACTGATCGAGCGCGACGGCACCGACCCGGGCGCGCCGGCGCTGCTGCAGCAGTACGCGCAGCGTCGCGAGCAGGATCGCCAACGTACGGTGGCGTTCTCCGGCGGGCTGGCGCGGCTGACCGCCAACCCGGCCACGCTGCTGCGCCCGCTGCGCAGCCTGGGCCTGCTGGCGGCGGCGCAGGCCGCGCCGTTGCAGTCGTTCCTGGTCGGTGGCGCGATGGGCTTCCGCGGCGATGTGCCGCAGTTGTGCCGGGAGACGCGCGCATGA
- a CDS encoding UbiH/UbiF family hydroxylase, which produces MSRRGVLDVVVVGGGVVGAACALALAGEGLAVALVEGREPPRWSADTPDLRVYAFAPDNAALLQGLGVWPQVLAQRASAYRRMRVWDAGGGGELAFDADTLGRDQLGWIVEHSLLVEQLWAALPAAGVQVHCPARVEALEPSTERARLRLDDGSRLDARLAIAADGADSTLRGLAGLDAPAHDYGQRGVVAFVQTEQPHQDTAWQRFLPGGPLAFLPFADGRSSIVWTLPEAEAARVLALDDAAFGAELTQAFGARLGAVRALSPRLAFPLRRQLVEAYQRGRLLVLGDAAHVVHPLAGQGVNLGLRDVAALATLVRQAQAQRVDWAAPQRLARWARGRRSDNTVAAYGFDAINRLFSNDELHLTLLRGPLLGLAGKLPLLMHGFWKRASGV; this is translated from the coding sequence ATGAGCCGGCGCGGCGTGCTGGATGTGGTGGTGGTCGGCGGCGGCGTGGTCGGCGCGGCCTGTGCGCTGGCCCTGGCCGGCGAAGGCCTGGCGGTGGCGCTGGTCGAGGGCCGCGAACCGCCACGCTGGTCGGCGGACACGCCGGACCTGCGGGTCTACGCCTTCGCCCCGGACAACGCGGCGCTGCTGCAGGGCCTGGGCGTGTGGCCGCAGGTGCTGGCGCAACGCGCCAGCGCGTACCGGCGCATGCGCGTGTGGGATGCCGGCGGCGGTGGCGAACTGGCCTTCGACGCCGACACCCTGGGGCGCGACCAACTCGGCTGGATCGTCGAACACAGCCTGCTGGTCGAACAACTGTGGGCGGCGCTGCCGGCCGCCGGCGTGCAGGTGCACTGCCCGGCGCGAGTGGAGGCGCTGGAGCCCTCGACCGAACGCGCGCGCCTGCGCCTGGACGACGGCAGCCGCCTCGACGCGCGCCTGGCGATCGCCGCCGACGGTGCCGATTCCACCCTGCGCGGGCTGGCCGGGCTGGACGCGCCGGCGCACGACTACGGCCAGCGCGGCGTGGTCGCCTTCGTACAGACCGAACAACCGCACCAGGACACTGCCTGGCAGCGCTTCCTGCCGGGCGGGCCGCTGGCGTTCCTGCCGTTCGCCGACGGCCGCAGCTCGATCGTGTGGACCTTGCCCGAGGCCGAGGCGGCGCGGGTGCTGGCGCTGGACGATGCGGCCTTCGGCGCCGAGCTGACCCAGGCCTTCGGCGCCCGCCTGGGCGCGGTGCGCGCGCTGTCGCCGCGCCTGGCGTTCCCGCTGCGCCGGCAACTGGTGGAGGCCTACCAGCGCGGCCGCCTGCTGGTGCTGGGCGACGCCGCGCACGTGGTACATCCGCTGGCCGGGCAGGGCGTCAACCTGGGCCTGCGCGACGTCGCCGCGCTGGCGACGCTGGTGCGGCAGGCGCAGGCGCAGCGGGTCGACTGGGCGGCGCCGCAGCGGTTGGCACGCTGGGCGCGCGGCCGCCGCAGCGACAACACCGTGGCCGCCTACGGCTTCGATGCGATCAACCGCCTGTTCTCCAACGATGAGCTGCACCTGACCCTGCTGCGCGGTCCGCTGCTGGGCCTGGCCGGCAAGCTGCCCTTGTTGATGCACGGTTTCTGGAAGCGCGCTTCCGGCGTGTGA